A window of the Mesotoga prima MesG1.Ag.4.2 genome harbors these coding sequences:
- a CDS encoding acetamidase/formamidase family protein: protein MLHRIGRDRVVYDMSPEHKPVLEVSPGDTVIVETEDCFCHRIVLESQTVGGDFDFTHVNPATGPIAVKGAMPGDTIVVSIESIELDSQGVVETCPFWGPVSNVSRECVTEIVKIDGNFMSFLGERIEIKPMIGVIGNSPAEGSVSCTTPGSHGGNLDTKDIAAGSRVYLPVFVKGGNLSLGDVHARMGDGEVGGTGVEIRALVRLSVDIDKMPVESPTVETEEAFYLLFSAKTLEEASRGAVKRAIEFISDWKSIPAERAYMLTSITCDLMISQVVNPLVTVRVRVPKEIL, encoded by the coding sequence GTGTTACACAGAATTGGAAGAGACAGAGTAGTGTACGATATGTCGCCTGAACACAAGCCCGTTCTGGAAGTCAGCCCGGGGGATACTGTAATAGTGGAGACGGAGGATTGCTTCTGCCACCGGATCGTCTTAGAGTCACAGACCGTCGGAGGAGACTTCGACTTCACTCATGTGAATCCGGCTACCGGGCCCATCGCCGTTAAGGGAGCGATGCCGGGTGACACGATAGTAGTCAGTATAGAGAGCATAGAGCTTGACAGTCAGGGCGTTGTCGAGACCTGTCCCTTCTGGGGCCCGGTTAGCAATGTCTCCAGGGAGTGCGTTACCGAAATCGTCAAGATTGACGGCAATTTCATGTCGTTTCTGGGAGAGCGCATCGAAATAAAACCTATGATAGGCGTAATCGGAAACTCTCCGGCCGAAGGTTCCGTTTCCTGTACAACTCCGGGAAGTCATGGCGGAAACCTCGACACAAAAGATATTGCGGCCGGTTCGAGAGTTTATCTTCCGGTCTTCGTGAAGGGAGGGAATCTCTCCCTCGGTGACGTTCATGCGAGAATGGGAGACGGGGAAGTCGGCGGCACAGGAGTCGAGATAAGAGCCCTTGTGAGACTCAGTGTAGATATAGATAAGATGCCAGTCGAAAGTCCCACCGTCGAAACCGAAGAGGCTTTCTACCTTTTGTTCAGCGCGAAGACTCTTGAAGAGGCAAGCCGCGGGGCGGTTAAGAGAGCCATCGAATTTATCTCGGACTGGAAGTCTATTCCCGCTGAAAGAGCCTATATGCTGACAAGCATCACGTGCGATCTGATGATAAGCCAGGTGGTGAATCCACTGGTAACTGTGCGAGTTAGAGTTCCGAAAGAGATTCTCTAG
- a CDS encoding lysylphosphatidylglycerol synthase domain-containing protein — translation MIDIRKVFLSLRRLLPFLGIALFTVSIYVLVRELSRYTISDIAAKVGEVPASRLVIAVFLTFLTYLNLSFYDLISSRRAGVKLKFTSTALVSFVGYTFSKNIGFTFLSGTSVRFRLYGKWGVAGGKILLIIILNYLTFWLGFFALSGILFTLWPPVLQSAVRVPFGSLKVIGIASAGIYVLYMVVVSFRKRPFRIRGKSFTLPGRSFTLVQTGISILDWLLSAGVFFMLLPPEIGYFEVLGVFLLSQFAGLSSQVPGGLGVFEALTVVILSPSLKPDILVAALIIYRIIFYLVPFIIAVVSFAVNELLYRGSEKA, via the coding sequence GTGATAGACATCAGAAAGGTATTTCTCTCTTTAAGAAGGCTTCTGCCCTTTCTGGGAATAGCTCTGTTCACTGTCTCGATCTACGTGCTCGTTCGTGAGTTGAGTCGATACACTATCAGCGATATTGCTGCAAAGGTCGGGGAGGTTCCGGCTTCCAGGCTTGTAATAGCGGTCTTCCTGACCTTTCTGACTTACTTGAATCTGAGCTTCTATGATCTGATCTCTTCCAGAAGGGCGGGAGTCAAACTGAAATTTACGTCGACCGCTCTTGTTTCCTTCGTTGGATACACTTTCAGCAAGAATATCGGTTTCACGTTTCTTTCGGGTACAAGCGTCCGCTTCAGGTTATACGGAAAGTGGGGAGTAGCAGGAGGGAAGATCCTCTTAATAATAATTCTCAACTATCTTACTTTCTGGCTTGGTTTCTTCGCCCTTTCGGGAATCCTGTTCACTCTTTGGCCGCCCGTTCTTCAGAGTGCAGTCAGAGTCCCCTTCGGATCACTGAAGGTTATTGGAATAGCCTCTGCCGGGATCTACGTTCTATATATGGTAGTGGTTAGCTTCAGAAAACGTCCGTTCAGAATAAGAGGAAAGAGTTTCACTCTTCCGGGGAGGTCCTTCACGCTTGTCCAGACCGGGATATCCATTCTCGACTGGCTGCTTTCCGCAGGAGTGTTTTTCATGCTTCTCCCCCCGGAAATCGGTTATTTTGAGGTTCTTGGCGTCTTCCTGCTGTCGCAGTTTGCAGGTCTGTCGAGTCAGGTCCCCGGAGGTCTGGGAGTCTTTGAGGCGCTTACAGTAGTTATTCTCTCGCCCTCCTTAAAGCCGGATATTCTTGTGGCAGCGCTAATAATCTATAGAATAATCTTCTACCTCGTTCCCTTCATTATCGCAGTGGTTTCTTTTGCAGTCAACGAACTCCTTTATAGAGGTTCTGAAAAGGCCTGA
- the elbB gene encoding isoprenoid biosynthesis glyoxalase ElbB codes for MKCGVVLTGCGSEDGTAVDEAIMTFLALDKAGVEVVSLALDKDQYEVINHQTGKPAELEQKRNQLVESARLLSGPVNNIDTFNWEDLDLLVIPGGKGVLKSLSTFEDEEDHYRVNKSLERLIVNCFFGKKPLGAIGEGVLILARALENVASNLTVTASGNPEDRMTVVEKLAIDHVPCEVGEMCVDKTNKVVTAPLLVRENGLMEKNESIETFVKRLFDLLPG; via the coding sequence TTGAAGTGTGGAGTAGTGCTTACGGGTTGTGGCTCTGAGGATGGAACGGCCGTTGACGAGGCCATAATGACCTTCCTCGCCCTGGATAAGGCAGGGGTTGAAGTTGTTTCTCTGGCACTGGACAAGGATCAATACGAGGTTATTAACCACCAGACAGGAAAACCGGCTGAACTTGAACAGAAGCGAAACCAGCTCGTAGAATCGGCAAGACTGCTCAGCGGACCGGTAAACAACATTGATACTTTCAACTGGGAGGATCTGGACCTGCTCGTCATTCCCGGCGGTAAGGGAGTCTTGAAGAGCCTATCTACATTTGAAGACGAAGAGGATCACTACAGAGTTAATAAGAGCCTTGAAAGGCTTATCGTGAACTGCTTCTTCGGTAAGAAACCTCTGGGAGCGATCGGAGAAGGTGTTTTAATACTTGCAAGGGCTCTCGAGAACGTAGCCTCCAATCTTACCGTCACCGCTTCGGGCAATCCCGAAGATAGGATGACCGTCGTCGAAAAGCTGGCCATCGATCACGTCCCCTGTGAAGTCGGAGAGATGTGCGTCGATAAGACAAACAAAGTTGTAACTGCCCCGCTTCTTGTTCGAGAAAATGGACTCATGGAAAAGAATGAGAGCATCGAGACTTTCGTCAAGAGACTGTTCGACCTGCTGCCAGGTTGA
- the mggS gene encoding mannosylglucosylglycerate synthase gives MRVGLIHYRAGLMDGVSLEMEKWRKVFSRMGHSVEIIAGNNAPGVDIVIPEIEYNDEKNEILNSKLYGSTPSSESELLDELSIRTAEILGSFRSVLSDFDLLIPNNIWSLGWSIPAGLALHDFAEESGKPFISHNHDFWWDRPYYSSPYRSVMELLENYFPPDLPNVKNLTINSISASDLFERRGIRATVVPNVMDFSGPVSISDERIRTLRSEAGIEKGDIVFLQATRITERKAVEISIRLIAAFNNIAGSLKGKKLYNGEPFTGRAVLVYSGLTERQSMDYRKKLDELANKLGVKAIDISSSSSLSQAAFFESYGVADIVIYPTVFEGWGNQLLEALVYRKPLALFRYSVFKSDIQNSGISFVDLGDRYIYSDGLAEIPEQTILSAVKEITELLFDREKYEETAEKNFQIGREKFSLETLGGIVKGLITDLV, from the coding sequence ATGAGAGTGGGTTTGATTCATTACAGGGCCGGACTGATGGACGGTGTTTCCCTTGAAATGGAAAAGTGGCGCAAGGTTTTCTCGAGAATGGGTCACTCGGTAGAGATCATTGCGGGAAACAACGCTCCCGGTGTCGACATTGTGATTCCGGAGATAGAATACAACGACGAGAAAAATGAAATCCTGAATTCGAAGCTCTACGGCAGTACGCCTTCATCGGAGAGCGAACTGCTCGATGAACTCTCCATCAGAACCGCCGAGATTCTAGGCAGCTTCAGATCGGTTCTCTCTGACTTCGATCTTCTTATACCGAACAACATCTGGTCGCTTGGATGGTCTATACCTGCGGGACTGGCCCTGCATGACTTCGCGGAAGAGTCGGGTAAGCCGTTTATCTCTCACAACCATGACTTCTGGTGGGACCGCCCCTATTACAGCAGTCCCTATCGAAGCGTCATGGAGCTCCTGGAAAACTACTTTCCTCCCGATCTCCCAAACGTCAAGAACCTGACGATCAACTCGATCTCCGCTTCCGATCTCTTCGAGAGGAGGGGTATCAGGGCTACCGTGGTGCCGAATGTGATGGACTTCAGCGGGCCCGTCTCTATCTCCGATGAGCGCATTCGAACGCTCAGAAGCGAGGCCGGGATAGAGAAGGGGGATATCGTCTTTCTCCAGGCAACCAGGATAACGGAGAGAAAGGCGGTCGAGATCTCTATAAGGCTAATCGCGGCTTTCAATAATATCGCGGGATCTTTGAAGGGGAAAAAGCTTTACAACGGGGAGCCGTTTACTGGGAGGGCCGTCCTCGTGTATTCCGGATTGACCGAAAGGCAGTCGATGGACTACAGGAAAAAGCTAGATGAACTTGCGAACAAGCTCGGAGTAAAAGCGATCGACATCTCCTCTTCATCCTCCTTGAGCCAGGCGGCCTTCTTCGAATCGTACGGCGTCGCAGACATCGTTATATATCCAACCGTATTCGAGGGCTGGGGGAACCAGCTTCTGGAGGCGCTTGTGTACAGGAAGCCCCTTGCCCTCTTCAGATACAGCGTATTCAAGAGCGATATACAGAACAGCGGGATCTCTTTCGTAGATCTGGGCGATAGGTATATCTACAGCGACGGATTGGCAGAAATACCGGAGCAGACTATCCTTAGCGCCGTTAAAGAGATCACGGAACTCCTCTTCGACAGAGAGAAATACGAAGAAACCGCGGAAAAAAACTTCCAGATAGGAAGAGAAAAGTTCAGCCTGGAGACGCTGGGCGGCATAGTAAAGGGATTGATAACCGATCTGGTTTAG
- a CDS encoding DUF362 domain-containing protein yields the protein MSKVFFTNMETTPEMGLLKKVEALLKRAGLEDVVQKDKLVAIKLHFGEYGNLAYIRPNYLRVIADQIKKLGAVPFLTDANTLYKGSRSNAVDHITTASLNGFTMESVGVPVVIADGLRGSDEIDVEIEGDYIKKAKIASAIALADSLVVVSHFKGHEQTGFGGALKNIGMGSASRAGKMEQHSESKPVVREKNCVACGMCEKNCPTGAITVDRVARIDYEVCIGCGQCIAMCNYGAMSAGAGGTPESLSKKIAEYALAASKGKNALYISFINNVSPDCDCWHINRPPVVEDIGIVVGRDPVAVDKACIDLVIGRLGYDPFERAHPGISWRHQLEHAEKIGLGERSYKLEKVACFGR from the coding sequence ATGAGCAAGGTCTTCTTTACAAACATGGAGACGACTCCCGAAATGGGACTTCTGAAAAAAGTCGAGGCCTTACTTAAGAGAGCCGGACTTGAAGATGTGGTCCAGAAGGATAAACTTGTCGCCATCAAGCTTCACTTCGGGGAGTACGGAAATCTCGCATACATCCGGCCAAACTATCTGAGGGTGATCGCCGATCAGATAAAGAAACTGGGGGCCGTTCCCTTCCTCACTGATGCGAACACTCTTTACAAAGGGAGCAGATCAAACGCAGTCGATCATATCACAACCGCCTCCCTGAACGGTTTCACAATGGAATCTGTGGGCGTTCCCGTAGTGATCGCCGACGGCTTGAGAGGTTCCGATGAAATAGATGTGGAAATTGAGGGAGATTACATAAAGAAGGCTAAGATCGCATCGGCCATTGCTCTCGCCGACTCGCTTGTAGTAGTCAGCCACTTCAAAGGGCACGAACAAACGGGCTTTGGAGGCGCTCTGAAGAACATCGGAATGGGTTCGGCGTCGAGGGCAGGAAAGATGGAGCAACACTCGGAATCGAAACCCGTAGTAAGAGAGAAGAACTGTGTAGCCTGCGGAATGTGTGAAAAGAACTGCCCTACTGGTGCTATTACTGTCGATAGGGTCGCAAGAATAGATTATGAGGTCTGTATCGGATGCGGCCAGTGCATAGCCATGTGCAATTATGGCGCGATGAGTGCAGGTGCTGGAGGAACGCCGGAATCTCTAAGCAAGAAGATCGCAGAATACGCTCTGGCGGCCTCAAAGGGAAAGAATGCTTTATATATCTCCTTCATAAACAACGTATCGCCAGACTGCGACTGCTGGCACATAAACAGGCCTCCAGTCGTGGAAGACATCGGCATAGTGGTGGGCAGAGATCCCGTAGCGGTGGACAAGGCTTGCATAGATCTGGTGATAGGAAGGCTCGGATACGACCCCTTCGAAAGGGCCCATCCCGGAATTAGCTGGCGCCACCAGCTTGAGCACGCCGAAAAGATCGGCCTGGGCGAAAGGAGCTACAAACTCGAGAAAGTAGCCTGCTTCGGCAGATAG
- a CDS encoding hybrid sensor histidine kinase/response regulator, producing MRKLSRKISLQFLLFVLAVLTVLVALLSVTFVRTATDEYKSYLSSKKQSVFQWFIDLRKDMKVFVDGYSLEGVIDDGCDILIRLGDERKTILNRPAISEGQLNEIEEAENGFKMLEGQLVYFSTVESNESRYVAGIVFDNEDVEELSAFLGQDGIAFLLIDDHFVIPREFSDSGLYVRTVLDEERWSSEIPFTVSEPRPAFSFFSSGSLFLADKVSIGGADIYVLQSEGLMVMLRNRLLPILSIVLLGVFGFSFVLSFTLNAHISKALSELLKGFESIKKGSFVRVKLNSNDELGEIASELNNTMVFIEKTLDRLKNSNEMLRKVSKEAQQASKMKSEFLANMSHEMRTPMNAILGFAELLMNDETNLEKMKYLKTIYRSGEHLLSLINDVLDLSKIEAARFDLIISPYSPAKLVKEITETYLPMAYSKGLHFANSITERVPEYVDGDEFRVRQVLTNLVSNGLKFTDKGYVSVLLDYDGHHLIYTVQDTGSGVSREEIDKIFEPFIQADGTMSRKFGGTGLGLTITKKIVELMGGSIRFESKVGEGSKVTVRIPSNVSKEVPKQKEKPELPPTGKVVVASDDEDFLTIVGAMLKRNGVHYESVKNLSNLSRAVRELGASLAVVDAPKNADDALAALDGIDEAAVIVITDTTENEIHFGKKVNEIIQKPVKEDELIGKIGNYMDLGPGQDNVKYRILLTEDNEANQLLIKEVLEKAGYSVDVAGNGKQAIEMVRNFNQYNLILMDMQMPIMDGYEATKALRQEGYKIPIVALTAHTMQGDEEKTIEAGCDGFLGKPVRQSDLLEIVRYHLGIFGKTGNKRSGVRPIQREGKHSPDNITVFAKDMGLSMEEASAMFEEYGKHIDKTVATLESALERKDMGSIAREGHSLKGSGRMYGVEEISGVGFKIETAGKSGDENQISDGIAELKRIYRKLWE from the coding sequence ATGAGAAAACTAAGTAGAAAGATATCGTTACAGTTTCTGCTCTTCGTCCTGGCAGTCTTGACTGTCCTTGTAGCTCTGCTTTCCGTCACATTTGTCCGCACAGCGACCGACGAATACAAGAGCTATCTAAGCTCAAAGAAGCAATCCGTCTTTCAGTGGTTTATCGACTTGCGCAAGGATATGAAGGTTTTTGTCGACGGTTATTCGCTTGAGGGAGTTATTGATGATGGTTGCGATATTCTCATTCGACTTGGAGACGAGCGAAAGACAATTCTTAACAGGCCAGCCATCTCAGAAGGGCAGTTAAACGAAATCGAAGAAGCAGAAAACGGATTCAAAATGCTCGAGGGACAGCTCGTCTACTTCTCGACTGTAGAGAGCAACGAATCGCGATACGTTGCCGGAATTGTCTTCGACAATGAAGATGTGGAAGAACTGTCGGCATTTCTTGGGCAGGACGGAATCGCCTTCCTTCTGATCGATGATCACTTCGTGATCCCGAGAGAGTTCTCGGATTCCGGCCTCTATGTGAGAACGGTGCTGGATGAGGAGAGGTGGTCAAGTGAAATCCCCTTCACCGTGAGCGAACCGAGGCCCGCCTTCTCTTTCTTCTCCTCGGGATCGTTGTTCCTCGCCGACAAGGTTTCGATCGGCGGAGCCGACATCTATGTGTTGCAGTCTGAGGGTCTAATGGTGATGCTCAGGAATAGGCTACTCCCGATACTCAGCATTGTGTTACTCGGGGTATTCGGCTTTTCCTTCGTGCTGTCCTTCACTCTCAACGCCCATATATCCAAGGCCCTGTCGGAGCTGCTGAAGGGTTTCGAGTCGATAAAGAAGGGCTCCTTTGTCAGGGTTAAACTCAATTCTAATGACGAGTTGGGCGAGATCGCCTCAGAACTGAACAACACGATGGTCTTCATTGAAAAGACGCTTGACAGACTGAAGAATTCGAATGAAATGCTCAGGAAGGTTTCGAAGGAGGCACAGCAGGCCAGCAAGATGAAATCGGAGTTTCTGGCAAACATGTCCCACGAGATGCGCACCCCTATGAATGCGATTCTCGGTTTTGCCGAGCTACTGATGAACGATGAGACGAATCTGGAAAAAATGAAGTATCTCAAGACAATATACAGGAGCGGGGAACATCTTCTCAGTCTCATAAACGATGTTCTAGACCTCTCAAAGATCGAAGCGGCGAGATTCGATCTGATAATCTCCCCGTACAGCCCTGCAAAGCTGGTGAAAGAGATCACCGAAACATATCTGCCCATGGCGTATTCGAAGGGATTGCATTTCGCAAACAGCATTACAGAAAGGGTTCCAGAATACGTCGATGGAGACGAATTTAGGGTGAGACAGGTCCTGACCAATCTGGTATCCAACGGACTCAAGTTTACTGACAAAGGTTACGTTTCAGTGCTTCTCGATTACGATGGCCACCACCTGATATACACGGTTCAGGATACAGGTTCGGGAGTCTCCAGAGAAGAGATAGACAAGATCTTCGAGCCCTTTATTCAGGCCGACGGTACGATGTCGAGGAAGTTTGGCGGAACGGGACTCGGTTTAACCATAACGAAGAAGATCGTTGAACTGATGGGCGGGTCAATACGCTTCGAGAGCAAGGTTGGCGAGGGTTCGAAAGTCACAGTTAGGATTCCTTCTAACGTTTCCAAGGAAGTACCGAAGCAAAAGGAGAAACCCGAATTGCCGCCAACGGGAAAGGTTGTTGTCGCCTCCGACGACGAGGACTTCCTGACAATCGTCGGCGCGATGCTCAAGAGAAATGGAGTGCACTACGAATCTGTGAAAAACCTTTCGAATCTCTCGAGAGCTGTAAGGGAATTAGGTGCGTCCCTTGCAGTGGTAGACGCGCCAAAGAATGCCGACGATGCCCTTGCCGCGCTAGATGGGATAGACGAAGCTGCCGTCATTGTGATCACAGATACCACCGAGAACGAAATCCATTTCGGGAAGAAAGTAAACGAAATAATTCAAAAGCCCGTAAAGGAAGACGAACTTATCGGCAAGATCGGCAACTACATGGACCTCGGCCCGGGGCAGGACAACGTCAAATACAGGATATTGCTAACGGAAGACAACGAAGCCAATCAGCTGCTTATAAAAGAAGTTCTTGAAAAGGCCGGTTACTCTGTCGACGTTGCCGGAAATGGCAAGCAGGCGATCGAAATGGTGAGAAACTTCAACCAGTACAATCTCATCCTTATGGACATGCAGATGCCGATCATGGACGGCTATGAAGCTACAAAGGCCCTTAGACAAGAGGGTTACAAGATACCAATCGTTGCCCTGACCGCACATACGATGCAGGGAGACGAGGAGAAGACGATCGAGGCCGGTTGTGACGGCTTTTTGGGAAAGCCGGTCAGGCAGTCGGATCTTCTCGAGATCGTGCGATACCACCTGGGCATATTCGGGAAGACGGGTAACAAGAGATCCGGAGTCCGTCCAATTCAGCGAGAGGGAAAGCATTCGCCGGACAATATCACAGTCTTCGCGAAGGATATGGGGCTCTCCATGGAAGAGGCCTCGGCCATGTTCGAGGAGTACGGGAAACACATCGACAAGACAGTGGCTACTCTCGAAAGTGCTCTTGAAAGGAAAGACATGGGTTCGATCGCAAGAGAAGGCCACAGTCTTAAGGGTTCCGGCAGAATGTATGGGGTTGAAGAGATTTCCGGGGTCGGCTTTAAAATCGAGACGGCCGGGAAGAGCGGCGATGAAAACCAGATATCAGACGGGATAGCAGAGCTCAAGAGGATTTATCGTAAGCTCTGGGAGTGA
- a CDS encoding lipid-binding SYLF domain-containing protein: MKKLILVVIMMASFSTFGASLPKERIQNALGVLQELTQTEDSGSFIELLSKSNGIVIYPEMVKAALGFGGQFGEGFLLKRAEDGRWYGPLFLKLYGISYGFQAGVQKSGLVFVIMNEKGIEGFLGNNVTLGGSASISAGPTGKTLSADTDYKLEAAIYSYSVSNGIFAGVSLGGSIIRQDSDTNREYYGLSLTPQEIIEKEAIGDDVNELINFLESLIVRLN; the protein is encoded by the coding sequence ATGAAAAAACTGATACTGGTGGTGATCATGATGGCTTCTTTCTCGACATTTGGGGCAAGTTTACCAAAGGAACGGATCCAGAACGCCCTGGGCGTCCTTCAAGAGCTCACGCAAACGGAAGACAGCGGTTCTTTTATTGAGTTGTTGAGCAAGTCAAATGGGATAGTTATTTATCCCGAAATGGTGAAGGCTGCGCTAGGTTTTGGCGGGCAGTTTGGAGAGGGCTTTCTGCTGAAGAGAGCAGAGGATGGACGCTGGTATGGCCCTCTTTTTCTAAAGCTATACGGTATCAGCTACGGATTTCAGGCCGGTGTTCAAAAGAGCGGGCTTGTATTCGTAATAATGAATGAGAAGGGTATAGAAGGTTTCCTGGGCAACAACGTTACCCTCGGCGGAAGCGCCTCTATTTCGGCCGGACCTACCGGAAAGACTCTCTCCGCCGACACCGATTACAAACTCGAAGCGGCTATCTACTCTTACTCTGTCAGCAACGGTATATTCGCCGGCGTTTCCCTGGGAGGATCTATAATCCGGCAGGATTCGGATACGAACAGGGAGTATTACGGGCTGTCTTTGACTCCTCAGGAGATTATCGAGAAGGAAGCAATCGGAGACGATGTAAATGAACTGATAAACTTTCTCGAATCTCTTATTGTTCGGCTGAACTAA
- a CDS encoding glycerophosphodiester phosphodiesterase family protein, whose protein sequence is MFVLAHRGMGKGRYENTLRSFKEGLSYGAHGVELDVRLTKDGVVILNHDPDLKRTMGLDVKISEKTFAELEEMGLVGFDALTTLEEIYRELPEDIFVDVEIKAVEAVPEVIKIVKRFDALERTMFSSFHHDCLHEFKEELCCPMVAPIIDKELLRPGGEEFLYKVIERYRPYSVNLNKDLFENIGLEKGLSLLRKIREEGTRVALWTLNDSDLFLKVRDVCDFLITDRSDVMMEVV, encoded by the coding sequence ATGTTTGTTTTAGCCCACAGGGGTATGGGGAAGGGCAGATACGAGAACACACTTAGATCTTTCAAAGAGGGGCTATCGTACGGCGCACATGGAGTAGAGCTCGATGTCAGGCTTACAAAGGATGGCGTGGTCATCCTGAATCACGATCCCGATCTTAAAAGGACCATGGGACTGGATGTAAAGATCTCGGAAAAGACGTTCGCCGAACTCGAAGAGATGGGGCTTGTTGGATTTGACGCCCTGACCACTCTTGAAGAGATTTACCGGGAACTGCCCGAAGATATATTTGTCGATGTTGAGATCAAAGCCGTAGAGGCTGTACCTGAAGTGATTAAGATTGTCAAGAGATTCGACGCCCTCGAAAGGACTATGTTTTCTTCCTTCCATCATGATTGTCTTCATGAGTTCAAAGAGGAGTTATGCTGCCCTATGGTAGCCCCTATAATAGATAAGGAGCTTCTTCGACCGGGTGGTGAAGAGTTCCTGTACAAAGTGATCGAGAGATACAGGCCTTATTCGGTTAATCTCAACAAGGATCTCTTCGAAAACATAGGCCTGGAGAAGGGGCTTTCATTGCTTCGAAAGATCCGCGAAGAAGGAACGAGAGTTGCTTTGTGGACGTTAAACGATTCGGACCTATTTCTCAAGGTCAGAGATGTGTGCGATTTCTTGATTACTGACCGCTCTGATGTGATGATGGAGGTAGTATGA
- a CDS encoding GGDEF domain-containing protein, which yields MTFDQWKEELEKLSNEGPFAIADIDIDKFSLLNKEYGRDCGDRVFEILDKTLKENLPEKLSFVRFGDEFFVYSSEYTLETLFMEMQDLAQTISKLSFECKGKTVRFTVSGAVGEFPRNASTVEKLLNLLSEGVRKAKVTGRAQIIFAPLEKESKMVMKSNYYLRSQLDGLAKLTALLNRTESSLLREALDDLLRKYKL from the coding sequence ATGACTTTTGACCAGTGGAAAGAAGAACTCGAAAAACTCTCAAACGAAGGCCCCTTTGCTATTGCAGATATAGATATCGACAAGTTTTCGCTTTTGAACAAGGAATATGGAAGAGACTGCGGGGACAGGGTCTTCGAGATTCTAGATAAGACGCTGAAGGAGAATCTCCCAGAGAAGCTCTCGTTTGTCAGGTTTGGAGACGAGTTTTTTGTCTACAGCAGCGAGTACACCCTTGAGACTCTGTTTATGGAGATGCAGGATTTGGCTCAAACTATTTCGAAGCTCTCATTTGAATGCAAGGGAAAGACGGTTAGGTTTACCGTCAGCGGTGCAGTGGGAGAGTTTCCAAGGAACGCGTCGACGGTCGAGAAACTGCTGAACCTCCTTTCGGAGGGAGTGAGAAAGGCAAAGGTCACAGGGAGAGCACAGATAATCTTTGCACCGCTTGAAAAGGAATCGAAGATGGTTATGAAATCCAACTACTACTTGAGATCGCAGCTCGACGGACTAGCAAAACTAACTGCCCTTTTGAACAGAACCGAGTCATCACTCTTACGGGAAGCGCTGGATGATCTACTGAGAAAATACAAATTGTAG